Proteins co-encoded in one Malus domestica chromosome 09, GDT2T_hap1 genomic window:
- the LOC103424865 gene encoding receptor-like protein 6, with product MKMESWLSKFTCLHCLLLLLLNATHYFSFVQTQTQTLCHVDEQSFLLQFKESFTIDKSASSSPFAYPKVASWAQEGDQNQSNCCLWDGVKCHAESGRVIGLDLKSSCLYGSINSNSTLFRLVHLQMLDLSDNNFNYSEVPSRLGHDLSSISYLNLSLSAFSGQIPFEISKLSKLSTLDLYQNNGLELRKSNMRILIQNLTSIKQLHLNDVGIYSTVPDILVNASSLTSLNLSYCGLNGEFPVGIFHLPNLEELILYSNTNLNGYFPTFNRTNSFKTLDVSWTNFSGELPSSIGNLHSLNYFDISYCGFDSHVPSSFGNLTQLSFLEMASFHDVSAGQFLVPDSLSCFGKLTKLNYLDLSDINLQGNFPCFVANLTQLAFLDLFDNSITGEIPSWFALELTQLTFLRLTFNDLQGVIPKSLFHLRNLEFLGLSSNNLSGLVEFDEFSNLKKLKKLGLSDNKLSVRVKSSSSATLPKFEVLKLAECNLTEFPEFLKNQYELGALDLYDNNIHGQIPKWLWNATRETLVNLNLDYNLLTGLEENPVTLPWKNLQLFSLDTNRLQGSLPIPPQSIISYSVGNNNYSGEVSPLFCNLNYLQVLNLGNNSLSGMLPRCLGKSSSLEMLALTYNSFHGNIPPFCANKNSLKLVLLGYNRLQGKLPRSMADCTRLEFLDIGNNQISDIFPSWLGVLPVLRGLILGSNAFHGIIGKPQTNHEFPNLCIIDLSNNLFSGMFPSKYIENWNFMKYVVVNDGSRYFEVSSNVSTNKYGNYYQFSYDMIIPVKGVKLTYYRTPYDLRLIDFSSNRFEGEIPASIIGSLRELQLLNLSNNAFSGHIPSSLGNLTALESLDLSQNKLSGRIPSSLAQLTFLEYFNVSHNHLWGPIPLGQQFGTFLEDSYQGNSGLCGKPLSKKCEGYESSRLAPPSSFEEDEEAGFPFEFDWYVVLPGVVSGLIVGVVAGNTLADKKHEWFAEKFSRRKPTTTRARRGRRT from the coding sequence ATGAAAATGGAATCTTGGTTGTCCAAGTTTACCTGTTTGCATTGTCTTCTTTTGCTATTACTCAATGCTACtcactatttttcatttgtGCAGACTCAGACACAGACACTTTGCCATGTTGACGAGCAATCATTCTTGTTACAATTCAAGGAAAGCTTTACGATAGACAAGTCAGCTTCTTCATCTCCTTTTGCTTATCCGAAGGTTGCATCTTGGGCTCAAGAAGGAGATCAGAATCAGAGTAATTGTTGTTTGTGGGATGGTGTTAAGTGTCATGCGGAGTCTGGCCGTGTCATTGGCCTTGACCTCAAGAGCAGTTGTCTCTATGGTTCTATCAATTCCAACAGCACCCTTTTCCGACTTGTTCACTTGCAGATGCTTGACCTCTCAGATAACAACTTCAATTACTCTGAAGTACCATCGAGATTGGGCCATGACCTTTCGAGTATATCATATCTCAACCTTTCACTGTCTGCATTTTCTGGTCaaattccatttgaaatttcaaaGCTATCCAAACTGTCTACCCTTGATCTGTATCAAAATAATGGTTTGGAGCTTAGGAAGTCCAACATGAGAATCCTAATCCAAAACTTGACCAGCataaaacaacttcatcttaatGATGTAGGCATATACTCTACTGTGCCTGATATCTTGGTCAATGCATCTTCTCTCACATCTCTCAATCTAAGCTACTGTGGGTTGAATGGGGAATTCCCAGTTGGCATTTTCCACCTACCAAACCTAGAAGAGCTTATATTATACTCAAATACAAACCTAAATGGTTATTTTCCTACTTTTAACAGGACCAATTCCTTCAAAACATTGGATGTTTCATGGACAAATTTCTCTGGTGAACTTCCTAGTTCTATCGGAAACCTTCATTCCTTAAATTACTTTGATATCTCATATtgtggttttgattcccatgtTCCATCTTCATTTGGAAACCTTACCCAGCTCAGTTTCCTTGAGATGGCTTCATTTCATGACGTTTCTGCAGGCCAATTCTTAGTTCCTGATTCCTTGTCTTGTTTTGGAAAATTAACCAAGCTCAACTACTTGGATCTTTCGGATATTAACTTACAGGGGAATTTCCCATGTTTTGTGGCTAACCTGACCCAACTTGCGTTTCTAGACTTGTTTGACAATTCAATAACTGGTGAAATCCCATCTTGGTTCGCATTAGAGTTGACCCAATTAACTTTTCTGCGGCTCACCTTCAACGATTTGCAGGGAGTAATTCCTAAATCGCTTTTCCACCTCAGAAATCTTGAATTTCTTGGCCTTTCCTCTAATAATTTAAGTGGATTAGTTGAGTTTGATGAGTTTTCCAACCTCAAAAAGTTGAAGAAACTTGGTTTATCTGACAACAAGTTATCCGTGCGTGTCAAATCTAGTTCGAGTGCTACTCTTCCAAAGTTCGAAGTTCTAAAGTTGGCTGAATGCAACTTGACAGAGTTTCCAGAATTTTTGAAAAATCAATACGAATTGGGAGCCCTAGACCTTTATGATAACAATATTCATGGCCAAATACCAAAATGGCTCTGGAATGCAACTAGAGAAACCTTGGTCAATCTCAACCTCGATTATAACTTATTAACAGGCCTTGAAGAAAATCCAGTCACTCTTCCATGGAAAAATCTGCAGCTTTTTAGTCTTGACACTAATCGGTTACAAGGGTCATTGCCAATTCCACCACAATCTATCATATCTTACAGTGTCGGCAACAATAATTATAGTGGAGAAGTTTCACCATTGTTCTGCAACTTGAATTATCTTCAAGTTCTTAATTTGGGCAACAACAGCCTGAGTGGCATGCTTCCACGGTGTTTGGGGAAGTCCAGTAGCTTGGAAATGCTGGCCTTGACTTATAATTCTTTCCATGGCAATATTCCTCCATTTTGTGCTAACAAAAAtagtttgaaattggttttgttGGGTTACAATCGGTTACAGGGGAAGCTACCAAGATCAATGGCCGATTGCACTCGGTTAGAGTTTCTCGACATTGGCAACAATCAGATCAGTGACATCTTCCCTTCTTGGTTAGGGGTACTTCCAGTATTGAGGGGTCTCATTTTGGGGTCGAATGCATTTCATGGGATAATTGGGAAGCCTCAAACTAATCATGAGTTCCCAAACTTGTGCATCATTGATTTATCCAACAATCTGTTTTCAGGTATGTTCCCTTCTAAGTACATAGAGAACTGGAATTTCATGAAATATGTTGTCGTAAACGATGGAAGTCGGTACTTTGAAGTCTCATCGAACGTCAGCACAAATAAATATGGAAATTACTATCAATTTTCATACGATATGATAATTCCTGTAAAAGGTGTTAAGTTGACATATTATCGGACCCCTTATGATTTGAGACTCATAGATTTCTCAAGTAATAGATTTGAAGGAGAGATTCCAGCAAGTATCATTGGGAGTCTAAGAGAACTTCAGTTGCTAAACCTCTCCAACAACGCTTTCTCTGGTCACATCCCCTCATCTTTAGGGAACTTGACAGCTCTTGAATCGTTGGATCTCTCTCAAAACAAGCTCTCCGGAAGGATCCCCAGTAGCTTGGCACAACTCACTTTCCTTGAGTACTTCAATGTGTCGCATAACCATCTTTGGGGACCTATACCACTTGGCCAACAATTCGGTACATTTCTAGAAGATTCATACCAAGGAA